Proteins found in one Paenibacillus sp. FSL R10-2782 genomic segment:
- a CDS encoding CobW family GTP-binding protein — protein MIPIVVLSGFLGSGKTTLLQHALAYYKGQGLKPAILMNELGDVNLDGSVVNDQAPMKEMLSGCICCTIRGDLGVELMNLAEEYKPDVIIVECTGVANPMEIVDAVTDASIYSTMILQSVITVVDARQFLDFASGHERNKSYRLMQDQLRCASRLIINKTDLLATGELPKVQALVKELNPYALTVSTQRSDVDADTFFAIQGEDRMDVSGQKESTADSENNLHRSENHPHAHDHADHHHHDHDHEHGEHYHSYDHVVVHTHFFGQPVPRSEFEQLFRSLPAEIYRAKGIVRFLESEGQMMFQFAYRELEIIPIRPQKQVNDVAVVMGENFSASEIEERLRKLEAAEKPLTGS, from the coding sequence TGTTGTTTTGTCCGGATTTCTGGGTAGTGGTAAAACAACGCTTCTTCAGCATGCGCTGGCTTACTATAAAGGGCAGGGGCTCAAGCCGGCTATTTTGATGAACGAGTTGGGCGATGTTAACTTGGACGGCAGTGTGGTGAACGATCAGGCTCCCATGAAGGAAATGCTTAGTGGCTGTATATGCTGTACCATTCGCGGAGATTTAGGCGTTGAGTTGATGAATCTTGCCGAGGAATATAAGCCGGACGTGATTATCGTAGAATGTACCGGAGTAGCTAATCCGATGGAAATTGTAGATGCAGTGACAGATGCCTCCATATATTCCACTATGATTTTACAATCCGTCATTACAGTGGTGGATGCCCGTCAGTTTCTGGATTTTGCGTCAGGTCACGAGAGAAACAAGTCGTATCGCCTGATGCAGGATCAGCTTCGATGCGCTTCTAGGCTGATTATTAACAAAACTGATTTATTGGCTACTGGGGAGTTGCCAAAGGTACAGGCACTCGTAAAAGAATTAAATCCGTATGCGCTGACGGTGAGCACGCAACGGAGCGACGTGGACGCGGATACTTTTTTCGCTATTCAAGGAGAGGATCGCATGGACGTTTCGGGGCAAAAGGAGTCAACTGCCGATAGCGAAAATAATCTTCATCGTTCGGAAAATCATCCACACGCTCATGATCATGCAGACCATCACCATCATGACCATGACCACGAACATGGGGAGCATTATCATTCCTACGACCATGTAGTTGTTCACACGCATTTCTTTGGACAACCTGTGCCACGCTCCGAGTTTGAACAGTTGTTTCGCAGTTTGCCAGCTGAAATTTACCGAGCCAAAGGAATTGTGCGTTTTCTGGAATCAGAGGGTCAGATGATGTTCCAGTTTGCCTACCGGGAGCTGGAAATCATTCCGATTCGCCCGCAAAAACAGGTGAACGATGTAGCCGTCGTCATGGGTGAAAATTTCTCTGCTTCCGAGATCGAGGAACGGTTGAGAAAGCTGGAAGCGGCTGAAAAGCCTTTGACTGGTTCATGA